A single genomic interval of Syntrophaceae bacterium harbors:
- a CDS encoding activase, translated as MKTLGICIGASTISAAAVERDASGAVRLCDVRVDAHHGNPRRYLLELMREVDAARYDRVCVTGRRFRQFLNLSSIPEPEAVEHALAHLNGRGENLEAVVSAGGETFLVYTLGKDGRISTVQTGNKCASGTGEFFLQQIKRLGLDIDEATGLARSESPYRVSGRCSVFCKSDCTHAANKGVPRGRIVAGLCQMMAGKILEILGQVPRRDIMVIGGTARNEVLMDHLRGEIANLRVPDEAPYFEALGAALWALEHETAPFPGPEKLFREGESSFAVLRPLSDFADRVEFRPSRRGEARAGDTLILGLDVGSTTTKAVLLRSEDDTIVASVYLRTGGDPVGASRECYRALREQLGPLAAAVRIEGLGVTGSGRQIAGLHAMTEGIVNEIAAHAAAAVWFDPDVDTIFEIGGQDAKYTFITGGVPSDYAMNEACSAGTGSFLEEAARESLNIATEQIAEIALAGRRPPDFNDQCAAFINSDIKRAFHEGITREDIVAGLVYSICMNYHKRVKGSRAVGKKVFMQGGVCYNRAVPLAMAAVTGRRIIVPPDPGLMGAFGVALEIKRRLALGLMRRQAYSLDALRDRELEYGEPFVCNGGTERCDRRCEIARIRIEGRTYPFGGACNRWYNLRFARKTDTAGLDLAQTWERLVFEGRDTGTDRPAGTVGLNKSFFVNTYYPLYRRFFEELGYRVVLPGAIRPEGVDRRGAAFCWPVEIAHGYLQDLLERGVDWLFLPQFRGGNPQRWGRNGQGPSKSTTCPLSQGEPYYLATAFKDHPAWRALKGAGRILSPVIDFSKGPDAARGDFVDVARALGRSAEAGRSAFEAALAEQAAFVQRMREAGREALEALQADPRAFAVALFGRSYNAFVTESHMGIPQKLATRGIRVIPIDMLPIDDEPVHGQMYWSAGQTILKAASFVARHPQLFGCYVTNFSCGPDSFLLGYFRDLMGEKPSLTLELDSHTADAGLETRIEAFLGIVEAWREMKGKRSTGGGALPRAFTPSRFDYRDQLFIDSQGKPHSFLDPRVHLLFPSMGRLNSEAMSAVFRGLGIRSSCLPPADRRDLETGKGNSLCKECLPLQLVTGGLLNYLEGRERRDELLLYVMPTTSGPCRFGQYAPFIERVLEKRRIDDVALFSLSGENSYSDFHGSSFTKKAWSAIVLADVMHDVYSMLLACAARRPRAMEIFWEGWSRLLGVLERGCDPRALRETVSSIAQDLARIELRRRPAETPLILLTGEIFVRHDDLSRQWIVERLADEGFAVKVSSGMEWIYYTDWCYANRMTAGDISVRQWLQLMLRQAVMRRQERFLKGLLRPSGLFHYRREDVDRLIDGVRHLMNPRLVGEAILTVGAALTEVPDDYCGAIAIGPFGCMPNRIAEAILSREMTREGKSALKAVNPRVRRVLERFDHLPFLAIESDGSPFPQIVTARLETFLLQARRVHEAMRASPPVRSGASVAAAVPDEICCAARVGLPRETRDRSD; from the coding sequence ATGAAGACGCTCGGAATCTGTATCGGGGCTTCCACGATCAGCGCGGCCGCCGTCGAGCGGGACGCAAGCGGCGCGGTCAGGCTCTGCGACGTGCGCGTCGATGCCCACCACGGCAACCCCCGCCGGTACCTCCTGGAGTTGATGCGCGAGGTCGATGCGGCGCGCTACGACCGGGTGTGCGTCACCGGGAGGCGTTTCCGGCAGTTCCTCAATCTCTCCTCCATCCCCGAGCCCGAGGCCGTCGAGCACGCCCTGGCCCATCTCAACGGGCGGGGCGAGAATCTCGAGGCCGTCGTGAGCGCCGGCGGCGAGACCTTCCTCGTCTACACCCTCGGAAAGGACGGGCGCATCTCCACGGTCCAAACGGGGAACAAGTGCGCATCGGGCACAGGCGAGTTCTTTCTCCAGCAGATCAAGCGCCTCGGTCTCGACATCGACGAGGCGACGGGGCTCGCCCGTTCGGAGAGCCCCTACAGGGTCTCGGGACGCTGCAGCGTCTTCTGCAAGAGCGACTGCACCCACGCGGCCAACAAGGGAGTGCCGCGGGGGAGGATCGTGGCCGGCCTGTGCCAGATGATGGCGGGAAAGATCCTCGAGATCCTCGGCCAGGTGCCCCGGCGGGACATCATGGTCATCGGGGGCACGGCCCGCAACGAGGTCCTCATGGACCACCTTCGCGGGGAGATCGCAAACCTCCGGGTCCCCGACGAGGCGCCCTACTTCGAGGCGCTGGGTGCGGCCCTCTGGGCCCTGGAGCACGAAACGGCCCCCTTCCCGGGCCCGGAGAAGCTCTTCCGCGAGGGGGAGAGCTCCTTTGCGGTCCTTCGGCCGCTGTCCGATTTTGCCGACCGCGTCGAGTTCCGGCCCTCGCGGCGGGGGGAGGCGAGGGCGGGGGACACGCTCATCCTCGGCCTCGACGTGGGCTCGACGACGACGAAGGCCGTCCTGCTGCGAAGCGAGGACGACACCATCGTCGCCTCGGTGTACCTCCGCACCGGCGGGGACCCCGTCGGCGCCTCTCGCGAGTGTTACCGGGCCCTGCGCGAGCAGCTCGGGCCGCTTGCCGCGGCCGTCCGGATCGAGGGCCTCGGCGTCACGGGATCGGGCCGCCAGATCGCCGGGCTGCACGCCATGACGGAGGGCATCGTCAACGAGATCGCCGCCCACGCCGCCGCCGCCGTCTGGTTCGACCCGGACGTGGACACGATCTTCGAGATCGGCGGCCAGGACGCCAAGTACACCTTCATCACCGGGGGCGTGCCGTCGGACTACGCCATGAACGAGGCCTGCAGCGCCGGGACGGGCTCCTTCCTCGAGGAGGCGGCCCGGGAGTCGCTCAACATCGCGACGGAGCAGATCGCCGAGATCGCCCTGGCCGGCAGGCGGCCGCCCGACTTCAACGACCAGTGCGCCGCCTTCATCAACAGCGACATCAAGCGGGCCTTCCACGAGGGGATCACCCGGGAGGACATCGTGGCGGGTCTCGTCTACTCGATCTGCATGAACTACCACAAGCGCGTCAAGGGCAGCCGCGCCGTCGGCAAGAAGGTCTTCATGCAGGGCGGGGTCTGCTACAACCGCGCCGTGCCCCTCGCGATGGCCGCCGTCACGGGCCGGCGGATCATCGTCCCGCCCGACCCGGGCCTCATGGGCGCCTTCGGCGTCGCCCTCGAGATCAAGCGTCGCCTCGCGCTGGGCCTGATGCGCAGGCAGGCCTATTCGCTCGACGCCCTTCGGGACCGGGAACTCGAGTACGGCGAGCCCTTCGTCTGCAACGGGGGCACCGAGCGGTGCGACCGGCGCTGCGAGATCGCCCGCATCCGCATCGAGGGACGGACCTATCCCTTCGGGGGCGCCTGCAACCGCTGGTACAACCTGCGTTTCGCCCGGAAGACGGACACGGCGGGCCTCGATCTCGCGCAAACCTGGGAGCGCCTCGTCTTCGAGGGCAGGGATACCGGCACGGACCGGCCTGCGGGCACCGTCGGCCTCAACAAGTCCTTCTTCGTCAACACCTACTACCCGCTCTACCGGCGGTTCTTCGAAGAGCTGGGATACCGGGTCGTCCTGCCCGGAGCGATCCGCCCGGAGGGCGTGGACCGCAGGGGTGCAGCCTTCTGCTGGCCCGTCGAGATCGCCCACGGGTACCTGCAGGACCTCCTGGAGCGCGGGGTCGACTGGCTCTTCCTGCCGCAGTTCAGGGGGGGCAACCCGCAGCGCTGGGGCCGCAACGGGCAGGGGCCGTCCAAGAGCACCACCTGCCCCCTCTCCCAGGGCGAGCCCTACTACCTGGCGACGGCGTTCAAGGATCATCCCGCCTGGCGCGCGTTGAAGGGGGCGGGCCGCATCCTGTCGCCCGTCATCGATTTTTCAAAAGGCCCCGACGCAGCCCGGGGTGACTTCGTCGACGTGGCCCGGGCACTCGGCCGGTCGGCAGAGGCGGGCCGGAGCGCCTTCGAGGCCGCCTTGGCCGAGCAGGCGGCCTTCGTACAGAGGATGCGGGAGGCCGGCCGCGAGGCCCTCGAGGCGCTGCAGGCCGACCCACGGGCCTTCGCCGTCGCCCTGTTCGGCCGATCCTACAACGCCTTCGTGACCGAGTCCCACATGGGCATCCCCCAGAAGCTGGCCACGCGAGGCATCCGCGTCATCCCCATCGACATGCTGCCCATCGACGACGAGCCGGTGCACGGCCAGATGTACTGGTCGGCGGGGCAGACCATCCTCAAGGCGGCGAGCTTCGTGGCGCGCCACCCCCAGCTCTTCGGCTGCTACGTGACGAACTTTTCCTGCGGCCCCGACTCGTTCTTGCTGGGGTACTTCCGGGACCTCATGGGCGAGAAACCCTCGCTCACGCTGGAGCTCGACAGCCATACGGCCGATGCGGGGCTGGAGACGCGCATCGAGGCGTTCCTCGGGATCGTCGAGGCCTGGCGCGAGATGAAGGGGAAGCGGAGCACGGGCGGGGGAGCCCTGCCGCGGGCCTTCACGCCCTCGCGCTTCGACTACCGCGACCAGCTCTTCATCGACTCGCAGGGCAAGCCCCACTCCTTCCTCGACCCAAGGGTGCACCTGCTGTTCCCCTCCATGGGCCGGCTCAACTCCGAGGCCATGAGCGCCGTCTTCCGGGGGCTGGGGATCCGCAGCTCCTGCCTGCCGCCCGCCGACCGCAGGGACCTCGAGACAGGCAAGGGCAACAGCCTCTGCAAGGAGTGCCTGCCGCTTCAGCTCGTGACGGGGGGCCTGCTGAATTACCTCGAGGGGCGCGAGCGGCGCGACGAGCTGCTGCTCTACGTGATGCCCACCACGTCGGGGCCCTGCCGCTTCGGGCAGTACGCCCCCTTCATCGAACGCGTTCTGGAGAAGCGCCGCATCGACGACGTGGCCCTCTTCTCGCTGTCCGGCGAGAACAGCTACTCCGACTTCCACGGCAGCTCCTTCACCAAGAAGGCCTGGTCGGCGATCGTGCTGGCCGACGTCATGCACGACGTCTACTCCATGCTGCTCGCCTGTGCGGCCCGGAGGCCCCGGGCGATGGAGATCTTCTGGGAGGGATGGTCGCGCCTGCTCGGGGTCCTGGAGCGGGGCTGCGACCCCCGGGCGCTGCGTGAGACGGTCTCGTCGATTGCGCAGGACCTGGCGCGGATCGAGCTGCGGCGCCGGCCGGCCGAGACGCCGCTGATCCTCCTGACCGGTGAGATCTTCGTGCGCCATGACGACCTGTCGCGCCAGTGGATCGTCGAGAGGCTGGCTGATGAGGGGTTCGCCGTGAAGGTCTCGAGCGGGATGGAGTGGATCTACTACACCGACTGGTGCTACGCGAACCGGATGACGGCCGGGGACATCTCCGTCCGGCAGTGGCTGCAGCTCATGCTCCGGCAGGCGGTGATGAGGCGCCAGGAGCGTTTTCTCAAGGGCCTCCTGCGGCCGTCGGGCCTCTTCCACTACCGCCGCGAGGACGTGGACCGTCTCATCGACGGGGTCCGCCATCTCATGAACCCTCGCCTCGTGGGGGAGGCGATCCTCACGGTCGGGGCAGCTCTCACGGAGGTGCCCGATGACTATTGCGGCGCGATCGCCATCGGCCCCTTCGGCTGCATGCCGAACCGGATCGCCGAGGCGATCCTGTCGCGGGAGATGACCCGGGAGGGAAAGAGCGCCCTGAAGGCCGTGAATCCCCGGGTGCGGCGGGTCCTCGAGCGGTTCGATCACCTGCCCTTCCTCGCCATCGAGAGCGACGGCAGCCCCTTCCCCCAGATCGTCACGGCCAGGCTCGAGACGTTCCTCCTCCAGGCCCGCCGGGTCCACGAGGCGATGCGGGCCTCCCCCCCTGTCCGGTCGGGTGCGTCTGTCGCCGCGGCCGTGCCGGACGAAATCTGCTGCGCCGCCCGCGTCGGGCTGCCCCGCGAGACCCGGGACCGTTCGGATTGA
- the pbpC gene encoding penicillin-binding protein 1C: MTRVAPRGWKFALAAAFVGCAAFVCTLAAGLFLNGPKLPSFDEVRASHRLSDAVLIDRHGSVIHELRVDPTGRRLDWVALADISPALTRAVVAAEDRRFRDHGGVDWVALAASTLRHVTSGGSRGASTISMQLAARLDAASTPRGPKRTWREKLRQVSAALALERSWSKDEILEAYLNLITFRGELQGIAAASRGLFDKDPSGLGEAESLLLASLIPSSRTTAEAVARRAVRLAERTGSASGAEEIAALAAEVLGRPYRIRPQVALAPHVARMLLSGGGVRRAQCTLDGDLQAFVLEALNRQLAQLAGRNVRDGAALVVDNATGEILAYAANQGITSSAPHVDGIRAPRQAGSTLKPFLYGLAIEKRFLTAASILEDSPLQIPAEGGLYVPENYDREFLGPVSLRTALSASLNIPAVRTLMLVTPEAFVERLRALGMESLDREADYYGYSLALGSADVTLYELVTAYRTLANGGRWGRLKIDAGAEAEKTVAVMDRRAALIVSGILSDREARSATFGLENPLATRYWTAVKTGTSKDMRDNWCVGYSERYTVGVWVGNFPGEPMWNVSGMSGAAPVWLDIMNHLHRRTPSRAPGAVAGIVSRPVSFRDNLEPPRTEWFIEGTEPPGEIAADKRHAVARILYPQPATIITLDPDIPAELQRVSFVGRFSGGTHEWRLDDRPLGSTAVLDWQPQRGRHVLTLVDRENRVADAVSFVVK, encoded by the coding sequence ATGACCCGTGTCGCACCGCGTGGCTGGAAGTTCGCCCTTGCCGCCGCCTTCGTCGGCTGCGCAGCCTTCGTCTGCACGCTTGCGGCGGGGCTCTTCCTCAACGGGCCCAAGCTCCCCTCATTCGACGAGGTCCGTGCCTCCCACCGCCTCTCCGATGCCGTGCTGATCGACCGGCACGGCAGCGTGATCCACGAGCTGCGCGTGGACCCGACGGGCAGAAGGCTCGATTGGGTGGCCCTGGCCGACATCTCGCCCGCGCTCACCCGGGCCGTCGTCGCCGCCGAGGACAGGCGGTTCCGCGACCACGGCGGGGTGGACTGGGTCGCCCTTGCCGCCTCGACGCTGCGTCACGTCACCTCCGGCGGCTCCCGGGGCGCAAGCACGATCAGCATGCAGCTTGCCGCGCGCCTCGATGCGGCCTCGACGCCCCGCGGCCCCAAGCGGACCTGGCGCGAGAAGCTGCGCCAGGTTTCGGCGGCCCTCGCGCTCGAGCGCTCCTGGTCCAAGGACGAGATCCTCGAGGCCTACCTGAATCTCATCACGTTCCGGGGCGAGCTGCAGGGGATCGCCGCCGCCTCGCGGGGCCTCTTCGACAAGGACCCCTCGGGCCTCGGCGAGGCGGAGTCGCTGCTGCTGGCCTCGCTCATCCCCTCGTCCCGGACGACGGCCGAGGCCGTGGCGCGCCGGGCGGTCCGGCTGGCGGAGCGCACAGGCTCCGCATCGGGCGCGGAGGAGATTGCGGCCCTGGCCGCCGAGGTCCTCGGCCGGCCCTACCGGATCCGGCCCCAGGTGGCGCTTGCGCCGCACGTGGCGCGGATGCTGCTTTCGGGCGGGGGGGTGCGGCGGGCGCAGTGCACGCTCGACGGGGATCTCCAGGCGTTCGTCCTCGAGGCCCTCAACCGCCAGCTCGCGCAGCTTGCGGGGCGAAACGTGCGGGACGGCGCCGCCCTTGTCGTCGACAACGCCACGGGCGAGATCCTCGCCTACGCGGCCAACCAGGGCATCACCTCGAGCGCGCCCCACGTCGACGGCATCCGGGCGCCGCGGCAGGCCGGCTCCACGCTCAAGCCCTTCCTCTACGGCCTGGCGATCGAGAAGCGGTTCCTGACGGCGGCCTCGATCCTGGAGGATTCGCCCCTCCAGATCCCCGCAGAGGGGGGGCTCTACGTGCCGGAGAACTACGACCGGGAGTTCCTCGGCCCCGTCAGCCTGCGGACGGCCCTCTCGGCCTCGCTCAACATCCCCGCCGTGCGGACGCTCATGCTCGTCACGCCGGAGGCCTTCGTGGAGCGGCTCCGGGCCCTCGGGATGGAGAGCCTCGACCGCGAGGCGGATTATTACGGTTACTCGCTCGCGCTGGGCTCGGCCGATGTGACCCTCTACGAGCTGGTGACCGCCTACCGGACGCTCGCCAACGGGGGCCGCTGGGGAAGACTGAAGATCGACGCGGGCGCAGAGGCGGAGAAAACCGTTGCCGTCATGGACAGGCGGGCCGCCCTGATCGTCTCGGGCATCCTCTCGGACCGCGAGGCCCGGAGCGCGACCTTCGGGCTCGAGAACCCGCTGGCCACCCGATACTGGACGGCCGTGAAGACGGGCACGAGCAAGGACATGCGCGACAACTGGTGCGTGGGCTACTCCGAGCGGTACACCGTCGGGGTCTGGGTGGGGAACTTCCCGGGCGAACCCATGTGGAACGTCTCGGGCATGAGCGGCGCCGCCCCGGTGTGGCTCGACATCATGAACCATCTCCATAGGCGCACGCCCTCGAGGGCGCCCGGGGCCGTTGCGGGCATCGTCTCGCGCCCGGTGAGCTTCCGGGACAACCTCGAGCCCCCGCGGACCGAGTGGTTCATCGAGGGGACGGAGCCGCCGGGGGAGATCGCCGCGGACAAGCGCCATGCCGTCGCCCGGATCCTCTACCCCCAGCCTGCAACGATCATCACCCTCGACCCGGACATCCCCGCGGAGCTCCAGCGGGTCTCCTTCGTCGGGCGCTTCTCGGGCGGGACCCACGAGTGGCGCCTCGACGACCGCCCTCTCGGCTCCACGGCCGTGCTCGACTGGCAGCCCCAGCGCGGCCGGCACGTGCTGACCCTCGTCGACAGGGAGAACCGCGTCGCCGACGCCGTCTCTTTTGTCGTGAAATGA